CATCCGGTGACGACGACCGCGGCAACCTTAGCTGCGGCGCGTTCCGTCACCACGCCAGTCGCAATCGGTACGCAAAACGCGGTGCCGGTTGCGCTCACGCCACAACCCACGTCCGCACCTGCCAGTGCTGGTGTGACCGCGACGGGCGCAGCGCCCATCCAGAACACGGCAACAGTTGCCACCAATGCCGCCCCGACCGCACCTGCAGCAGTCGTAGCCACCGCCAGTGCCGCGAAAGAGCCGGCGCTGATCGGCGTGGTTAGCGAAGTGCCCGCTGAAGCGCCACCTACCGATCTCTGGGATCGCATACGTGCCGGCTATGCGATGGACGACCTTGACGACCCACTGGTCGCGAAGTGGGAGAAGTTCTACGCTGAACGCCCCGACTACCTTGCACGCATCGTTGACCGTTCGGGCAAGTACATGTTCTACATCGTGACCGAACTGGAGCGGCGCGGCATGCCGCTCGAGATCGCGTTGTTGCCGATGATCGAGAGCGCGTTCAATCCAATCGCGCATTCTTCGGCAAAAGCTGCGGGCATCTGGCAGTTCATTCCGTCAACGGGTGTGAACTACGGCATGAAGCAGGACTGGTGGGCGGACTCGCGGCGCGACATCGTCGCTGCAACCAATGGCGCGCTCGACTATCTCGGCAAACTGCACGGCATGTTCGGTGACTGGCAGCTCGCACTGGCGTCCTACAACTGGGGCGAAGGCTCGGTCGCCCGCGCCGTGCAGCGCTCGAAGGCTCGTGGCAAGGACGGCACCTATCTCGCGCTCGACATGCCGGCCGAGACACGCAACTACCTGCCGAAGCTGCAGGCAGTCAAGAACATCATCCGCAACCCGGCGGCGTACGGCGTCACCATCGCCGGTATTCCCAACGAGCCGTACTTCAAGACGATCACGCTGGCGCATCCGATTGACCTGAAGCGTGCCGCGCAGCTGGCCGAGATGAGCGAGACCGACTTTGTCGCACTGAACCCGGCGCACAACCGCCCGGTGATTGGCGGTCGCAGCGAGTATCAGGTGCTGCTGCCGGCCGACAAGGCCGATGGCTTCCTTTCCCGTCTCGAAGCCAATGAGAAGCCGCGCGTGTCGTGGATGGCCTATCGCACGCGCTCAGGGGACCGCATCGAAGCGCTGGCGCAGCGTTTCGGCACCACGGTCGCTGCAATCAAGTCAGTCAACGGCATTCGCAGCGTCGCCGCGACACTCCCCGCCGGATACAACCTGCTGGTGCCTTCCGATGGCCCGTCGGAAGACGCGCTGGGCAGCATCCAGAATGCAGTGTTCACCAAGTTCCCCGAACACGTCGCTGCGCGCAGCCACAAGGTGCGTCGCGGTGAAACCTTCGCCAGCATCGCCCGGCGCTATGGCGTCAGCGCATCGACGCTGGCGTCGTGGAACCGGATGGGCAAGCAGAACGTGCGCGTCGGTCAGGTGCTCTATGTCAGCGGCCCGGCACCGGTACGGCAAGTCGCCAGCAAGGGCGGTCGCGTGGTCCAGGTCAAGCGTGGTGGCAAGACTGTACGCGCGGTGGCACCCGGCAAACGTGGCGCGGCAGTGAGTGGCAAGAAAGTCAGCAAACGGCGGCGTTAGGATTTGATCGCTTCAATAAAAAACGCGCCTGATGGCGCGTTTTTTATTGGTCACCGTCCCGACAGGGCACTAACTCAGCGGTCCTCTTCTGCGGCAGAAGGGCGACGACGCCCATGCACTGGCAGTGCGGCAATCTCATTTCGAAGATCCTGTTCGGCGACGCGCGAGCGCTTCGTCCCGCCTTTGCCATCATCGGCTACGTGCGCCCCTGACTTGCGTAGCAGCGGGTCTGCGGCGAGGCGATTGCGTGGCTTGCTTGCCGGCACGACTGCCACTGTCGCCGCAAGTTTGTTGCCTGGCGCAGGTACGGTGCTGACGGGGCGACGGGATTTGGTCATTGCTGCTCCGATGTGCAAAAAAAAACGGCGCGAAACCGCGCCGTTTTCTGCAGAAGAACTTCCTCGCGGAAATTACTTCTTCTTGGCTGCTGCTTTCTTAGCCGGCTTCTTGGCTGCTGCCTTTTTAGCGGGCTTCTTGGCTGCTGCTTTCTTAGCCGGCTTCTTGGCTGCTGCCTTTTTAGCGGGCTTCTTGGCTGCTGCTTTCTTGGCCGGCTTCTTGGCTGCTGCCTTCTTAGCGGGCTTCTTGGCTGCTGCTTTCTTAGCCGGCTTCTTGGCTGCTGCCTTTTTAGCGGGCTTCTTGGCTGCTGCTTTCTTGGCCGGCTTCTTGGCTGCTGCTTTCTTGGCCGGAGCCTTCTTCGCAGCAGGTTTCTTGGCAGCGGGCTTCTTCTTCGCGGCCGGCTTTTTCTTGGCCGGTGCCGGTGCTGCTGCAGCCGGTGCTGCCATCGTCATCATGTCGCTCATAGTGGTCTCCTAAGGTTGACTCTCACAGTTTTGAACATCACTTGAGGTGATCCTTTGGGCCATTACACGCGGTGTTCATCACGAAAAAACGCAACGATCATCGAGAGTTACAACGCAACACACCTCAGTGTCAGGCGCTGCTGCAAACGGTTCAAGGCACACGAACTTGTTTACAACACACACTCCTGATGTCGCGAATTCTAGCTTGATTTTTTTCTCGAACAATATTATTCGCGCGCGCGCTCCTCGTGCAGAAACGCTTTGTTGTTTTGTTGCACACGAAATTTGCAACGATGTGCGTGCAGAAAATTCAAATGACGATGCGCTCGTGTGCGATCAGATCCTCGAAGCGTTCGCGTTCACGAATGAGATGCGCTTCATCACGATCAATCAACACTTCGCATGGACGTGAGCGCGTGTTGTAGTTCGACGCCATCGTCATTCCATACGCACCAGCGCACAGCACGGCAAGCAGGTCCCCCTGTGAAAGCACCAGCTGGCGGGCCTTCGCGAGCCAGTCACCACTTTCACACACGGGCCCGACGATGTCGTAGAGCACTGCTTCACCGGTACGTTCAAGCACCGGCGCCACCGGATGAAACGCATCGTAAAGTGTCGGCCGGATGAGATCGTTCATCGCAGCATCGACCAGTGCAAAGTTCTTCGTCTCCCCCGGTTTGAGGAATTCAACGCGCGTGAGCAACAGGCCCGCATCGCCAACGATCGAACGACCTGGTTCGATGAGCAGATCAAGATGGCGGCCCGCAATCTCGCGCTCCACCGCGTGTGCAAATTCATCCATCGGCACCAGCGATTCGCCCTGGTAGTTGATCGCGCGTCCGCCACCGATGTCGAGGTGCTGCAGGTGGATGCCACGCGCCGACAAGTCGTCAACCAGCGACAACAGGCGACGCAGTGCATCCACATACGGCGACAGTTCCGTGATCTGCGAGCCGATGTGGCACTCGATGCCGTGCACTTCAATGCCGGGCATTGACGCTGCCAGTGTGTACAGGCGTACGGCATCAGCGTGCGCCACGCCAAACTTGTTCGACTTCAGGCCGGTGGAGATATAGGGATGCGTCTTCGCATCGACATCCGGATTGATGCGGAAGGTAATGCGAGCGCGTTTGCCATGGGCCTGCGCCACCTCGTTCACACGGTGCAACTCCGCTTCGGACTCGATGTTGAAGCAGAAGATGTTGTGCGCCAGCGCCAGCGCGATTTCGTCATGCCGTTTGGCAACCCCGGAGAAGATCACCTTGCCGGCTTCGCCGCCGGCAGCGATCACGCGTTGCAGTTCACCAGCGGAGACGATGTCGAAACCGGCCCCCTCTGCGGCCAGCAGGGCCAGCACGCTCAGCGTGGAATTCGCCTTCACCGCGTAGCAGATCAAAGGCTTCGACGCCGCAAACGCCCGTTGATAGGCGCGGAAGTTGTCGACGATGGTGGCGCGCGAGTAAACGTAGGCGGGCGTGCCGAACTGGCGTGCAACGTCGGTAAGGCGGACGTTCTCGCAAAGGAGCTCGCCATCCGGCGAGCGCTGAAGGTGTGGGGTGAGCATGAGGTGATGATTGCGAAGGAATTTTGCGGGGAGACGCGCTGGTAAATCTGTACCGCGCGCCGTGCTGCTCGCTCTGTGCGTCAGTCCTACGCTTGGGCGTTGGACGAAACGCCAGAACGCTGATCAGGTGGTCGCGATCATGCCGTCGGCATTAACGCACGGCGCGGCCGACGCAACCGCCAGTACCGTCGAGGCTTTAGGCGGCACCAATGGTCCCTTCTGGCCACAACCGGTGATGCCGACCGCAGCCAGCGCCACGAGAAACAGGGTGATGAGCAGATGTCGAAAGCGCATAGACTTGTGTGGAAATTAGTCTCAGTCGATAGTAGCAAATGCCCTCAGCCACTGAATTCAACGAGATCGTCGATGCACTGTTCGACCAGTTTGTCGAGGCGCTGGACAGTGCCGACGCCGTCGATGACGTCGAGCTCAATCAGGGGGTGCTCGAAGTCACTTGCGAAGATGGCTCGAAAATCATCGTCAATCGCCATGCGCCAACGCAGGAAATCTGGGTGGCTGCCAGAAGCGGTGGCTATCACTTCCGGCAAACGGATCAGGGCTGGGTCGACACCCGCAGCAGCGAGACACTGGCCAGCGCCATGACCCGCGTCGTCCGCGAACAAACCGGAGTGACGGTCAAATTTGCCTGAGCGGCAATGGCTCAGAGCTCCAGCAACACCGAGTAGTTCTTGATCGCCCGTTTGTGTGCCTTTGAATTGGCATCCAGCTGGGCGACGATCGCCCAGAACCGTGGCGAGTGGTTGAACTCCACCAGATGCGCCAGCTCATGGGCTACGACGTGCCGCATCAATTCAGGCGGCAACTGCAACAGCCGGAAGTTGAGTCGCACCCGTCCATCCGACGTGCAGCTCCCCCACATCGTGCGGGCGCTACTGATGGTGACCGCACGGAGCGGTAGCGCCGCCTCGGCTGCCATACGCTGGGCCAGTGAAGGCAACTCCTGTTTGGCAATCCGCATCAGCTCGGCATCGAGGGCGGCCGTGTCGAACTCACCCGCCGAGCTGGTGAGCACACAGCGTGACTCGGTCAGGTCCACACTATCGAACAATCCGGCACGCAATTCAACCTTGAGCCGCTTGCCGCGAAACAGCATGTGACCGCCATCGCGGTGCTCCGCCAGCTGGTCCCGTCGCGCCTGCTGCCGCGCCAGCGCCTTGCCGATCCACTCGCGGCGCTCGACGATGGCAGCGTCGATCTCATAAAGCGGCGTCCAGTTGGGAGCCCGGATCAGCAAGCCGTCGGTGGTGATGATCAGGCCAATTGACTTGCGGCGCGCACGCTCCAGTCGATAGCTGATGCCTGCGGAACTGACGCGCGGCTTCGATTCTGCGGGGCTCGGTGCCAGTCGCTGCCGTGGCGCACGACGCGGCGCGGGAGGTGGTGCCGGATCGCCAAAAAGCAACGCGCTCCAGAAACCCATCACTCAGCTCGCTGTGCGCCCTGATCCTGCGCGCGAGTCACCCAGGCGGGCAACCTCCGTCTCGATGGCGCGCTCAACCTCGTCGTTCAGTTCCGCCAGCGCGCGGCCGGTCGGCGAAATCGGTGGCAATATCGACATCGTCACCTTGCCGGGAAACTTCTTCCACGGATGACGCGGCCAGCAGTAACCCGCGTTGTGTGCGACAGGCAGGATCGGTACGTCACAGCCCATCGCCAGCCGCACGCCACCGGTCTTGTACTTGCCCTTGGTGCCCGCCTTGATTCGGGTACCCTCGGGGAAGACCACGATGGTGAAGCCGCGCTCATTGAGGCGCTCTTTGCCCTGCACGATCATCTGCTCCATCGCCTGCGCCCCTGCCTTGCGGTTGATAGTTATTGGTGACGACAGGGCAAAGCCCCAGCCAAAGAATGGCACCCACAGCAGCTCCTTCTTGGCGACAAAACTGCCCGGTGCAAAGTGTGTCTCCAGCATCAGCGTCTCCCAAGTGGAGGAGTGCTTGGCGAGCACGATAAACGGTCTGGCGGGGATGTTTTCGCCGCCGATGATTTCATAGTCGATGCGGCAGAGGTGTTTGGCAAACCAGATGAACAGCTCAGTGTAGGAGGCGCACATCAGGTTGCGCTGCCGTGGTGGCAGCCAGAAGCAGCCGCAGATGGCGAAGGCGTAGAGCGGCGTCATCACCAGTTGCAGCAGGACGTAGAGGGTGTTGCGCAGTGCCTGCATGGTCAGCCTTCAATACTCGCTGTGTCGGATTTCGGCTCAGCCAGCCGACAGGATTGCGTCGACCGCTGCCGACAGATCGTTGAACGTTTGTGTGCCGGTCGGCAAATTGCCGCCAGCCAGCGTGGCCGCCCCCTTGCCGCTCAACACCAGCATCGGTCGCGCGCCTGCGGCGGCGGCCGCCTGCAGGTCACGGAGCCCATCGCCAATGCAGGGCACGCCATCCAGCGGCACGCCAAGGCGCTGGCCGATATCGATGAACATGCCGGGCAACGGCTTGCGACAGCGGCAATCGGTGTCGCTTGAGTGTGGGCAGTAATAGATGACGTCAATGCGGCCACCGGCCTGCTGCACCGCCTTCAGCATCTTGGCGTGGATGGCGTTGAGTGCATTCATGTCGAGCAACCCGCGCTCGATGCCAGACTGATTGGTGGCTACCGCCACGTGATAGCCGGCACCATTCAGACGCGCAATCGCCTCCAGCGCGCCAGGAATCGGCCGCCACTCGTCCGGCGTCTTGATGAAGCGCTCGCTGTCGAAGTTGATGGTGCCGTCGCGGTCGAGAATCACCAGCTTCATAGTCCAGCCTCCCCTGCGCAGTACGGGAGGTGACGCGCGGAGCCGGAGGGGTCCGCGTGCGGCAATGGCACGCCTTTCGCAGGCACCCCCTCTGTCGGCTGCGCCGACATCTCCCCTGTTGCGCAGGAGAGACTGGCTGACGAAGGATTGCTGAATCGACGCACTATGCCGCCAGTTTCGACAAATCGGCGACCTTGTTCATTGCGTCACGCAAGTCACGCAGCAACGCGAGACGGTTGGCACGCACGGCCTTGTCCTCGGCCATCACCATGACCTTGTCGAAAAACTCATCAACGGGTGCCTTGAGCGCGGCGAAGGACTTGAGGTAGCCGGTGAAGTCGCCATTAGCGTAGAGCGCATCAGCGCTTGGGCCAACCGCATCCAGCGCCTGACGCAGGGCTTGTTCGGCGGGCTCCTGTGCGGCGTCACTGGTAGCAATCGCCTCGCCACCCTCCACGGCCTTTTTGAGGATGTTGGCGACGCGCTTGTTGGCGGCATTGAGGCTTGCGGCTTCAGGCAAGGATGCAAACGCCTGCACCGCCACCAGTTGCGCCGGTACGGTGGCGAACATGGCGGGCAGCGGTGCGACGACGGCCTCGATTTCGTTGGTGCTGGCGCCAGCGTCTTTCAGGAAACCACGCAGACGGTCGTAGATGAACGCGGAAAGTTCTGCGCTGGCATCGGTGACTTTGCCACCAAAGCTCTCAAACGCTGCGTTCAGCAACGATGCCAGCGGCACGGTCAGTTTCTGCTCAACCAGAATACGAATTACGCCAAGCGCATGCCGCCGCAACGCAAACGGATCCTTGTCCCCCGTCGGCGTCTGCCCGATCCCAAACAGGCCTGCCAGCGTTTCCAGCTTGTCCGCCAGCGCCACCGCTGTCGGCACACCCGACGACGGCAATGCGTCACCAGCAAAACGAGGCTGGTAGTGCTCCGCGCAGGCCGCAGCGACATCGGCAGGCTCGCCATCGTTCAGTGCGTAGTAGCGCCCCATCGTGCCTTGCAACTCGGGGAACTCACCCACCATCAGCGTCACCAGATCGGCCTTTGCCAGCGTCGCCGCGCGCTCGGCGCGCGCCCGATCTGCGCCGATCAGGCCGGCGATCTCACCTGCGAGCTGCGCCACGCGGGCGATGCGTTCGCCCTGGGTGCCGAGCTTGTTGTGATAGACCACCTTGCCCAGCTCGGGCACGCGATCAGCGAGTTTGGTCTTCTTGTCGGTTTCGAAGAAGAAGCGGGCATCGGCCAGACGTGGCCGCACCACGCGCTCGTTGCCTTCGATCACTTTCTTCGGATCCGCCAGCGCCATGTTCGACACGATCAGGAAGTGATTCTTCAGCTTGCCGGCGTCGTCGAACAGCGGGAAATACTTCTGGTTCGTCTTCATGGTCAGAATCAGGCATTCCTGCGGCACCGCGAGAAATTCCGGTTCGAACTGACAGACGTAGACCGTAGGCCACTCGACCAGTGACGTGACTTCATCGAGCAGGTCGGCGTAACTGGCCGGCGTGCCGAGGTTGGCGCCGAGCGATTTCGCCTTGGTGTCGAGCTGCGCCTGGATCATGTCGCGACGGGCCGCGAACACCGGTTCGACCTTGCCGTACTGGCGCAGCAATTCTTCGTACCGCGTGGCCGAATCAAGCTCGACGTTGTTCGCCCCCTGGAAGCGATGGCCATGCGCGATGCGGCCGGCGTCAAGGCCCAGCGCCTTCGCGGCAATGACATCGTCGCCATGCAGCGCCACCAGCCCGTGCGCCGGACGCACGAAGTTGACATCGGTTTCGCCGTCGGCGAGCTGGTAGGTCATCACTTTCGGGATCGGCAACTTGGCCAGCGTGGCTTCAATCGCGTTCTGCACGCCTGCTGCCAGCGTTGTGCCGGTCGCGAGCCCCACGAGGTAGACGTATTCAGCCTTGCCATCGCTCTCGATCAGCAGCTTGTCCGAGCCGAGCATTGCGTTCGGGAAACCCTCCGCTAGCGCCTCACGCCCGAGCGCCGCCAGCTTTTTGCGTAGGGCGACGGACGCATTGCCCGCCGCATCGCGTGCCACTGCGACAGGCATCAGTTTTTCCTTGATCGCCTTTGCGGGTGCTTCGGTCAGCACCGCATCAACACGGGCACCAAGGCGGCGCGGTGTCGCGAAGGAGACAGTGGTGGCACCGTTCGCCAGCAGGCCGTCGACGCGAAGGCTGGCCTCGATACCGGATGCAAATGCGTCGCCCAGTTTCTTGAGTGCCTTCGGCGGCAGCTCCTCGGTGAAGAGTTCGATCAGCAGTGGTTTGGCGGCGGCGCTCATGCGGCCACCTTCGCAGCAACCGCCGCAGACGATTTGGGCAGCATCGGGAAGCCCAGCCGCTCGCGGCTTTCGTAATAACTCTGCGCCACGCTGCGTGCGAGATTGCGGATGCGGCCGATGTAAGCCGCACGCTCGGTGACACTGATGGCGCCGCGTGCGTCCAGCAGGTTAAAGGTGTGCGCGGCCTTGAGCACCTGCTCGTAGGCGGGCAGTGCCAGCTGCTTTTCCATCAGCAGTTTGGCCTGCGCCTCGTAGTCACCGAAGTGGCGGAACAGCGCCTCGGCGTTGCTGTATTCAAAGTTGTAGGTCGACTGTTCGACTTCGTTCTGGTGAAACACATCGCGGTAGTAGAGCGTGCGTGTTTCGCCGTGCTCCTGCCACGTCGTCCACACCAGGTCGTAAACATTGTCCACGCCCTGCAGATACATGATCAGACGCTCAAGACCGAAGGTGATCTCGCCGGTGATCGGCTTGCACGGCAGGCCGCCGACCTGCTGGAAGTAGGTGAACTGCGTCACCTCCATGCCGTTCATCCAAACCTCCCAGCCCAGTCCCCAGGCGCCAAGCGTCGGGTTCTCCCAATCGTCCTCGACGAAGCGGACGTCGTTCTCCTGCAGGTTGAAGCCGAGCGCTTCCAGCGAACCCAGATAGAGCTCGAGGATGTTCGGCGGCGAGGGCTTTAGCACCACCTGATACTGGTAGTAGTGCTGCAAGCGGTTCGGGTTTTCGCCGTAACGGCCATCCTTCGGGCGGCGCGACGGCTGCACATAGGCCGCGCGCCACGGCTCCGGTCCGAGTGCGCGCAGGAAGGTGGCGGTGTGTGATGTACCAGCGCCAACCTCCATGTCGTACGGCTGAATGACGGCGCAGCCCTGCTGGTTCCAGTAGTTTTGCAGGCGGAGGATGGCTTCTTGAAAGGTGATCATTGCGAAAGCAGGACGAGTGACAGATGACGAATGACGAATGTCGTTCACCTCATCCGGTCACCCGTGTTCTACGTTGTTTCCCCGATTTTATGGGGCTTCGAGGCTGGCTCGCGTATCAGGCTGTTGCGCTGCCGCGGCGCAGGCGCTGCGCGGCGCCGATTCCTATGCCTGCGATGCAGATCAGCAGGATCGGCAGATCGCCCCACATGCTGTACGGCGTCGCGCCTTTGCGACCCTGCACCGTGGCTTCGAGGATGCCTTCCGTCCACGGCTCCAGCCGTTGCGTGACGTGGCCCTTGTCGTCGATCACCGCCGTAATGCCGGTATTGTTGGCGCGCAGCATCGGGCGGCCGGTTTCGATGGCACGCATCTGCGCGAGCTGCAAATGCTGCTCGGCAGCCGCGCTCTTGCCAAACCAGGCGTCGTTGCTGATGTTGACCAGTAGCGTCGCGTCCGGCATGGTGCGCAGCACGTCGCGCGCAAAGGCGTCCTCGTAGCAGATGGAGATGCCGAGCGTTTGCCCGTTCACCTTGATCGGCGACTGCGCCGGGTCGCCGGCCGTGAAGTCGCTCATTGGAATGGTCAGGTTGGCGTAGAACCACGCCAGCGGCCCGCGCAGCGGCATGTATTCGCCAAACGGCACCAGATGCACCTTGCGGTACTGCTGGATGTCCTCCACCCCCATCGACACGGCAGCGTTGAAGTACTTGCCGTTCTCCTCGACCGGCACACCGATCAGCAGGTTCGCGTTCTTGCTGAAGGCAATGCCGCGCAGCTTCTCGATGTACTCCGGCGGAATGCGCGACAGCGGCGCCGGCAGCGCCGTCTCCGGCAGGATGATCAGCTCGCCCTTCGCCTGTGAGACCAGCTTCTCGTAAAGCTGCAGCGTCTGCACGAATTTCTCGGGTTCCCATTTCATCGATTGGGGGACGTTGCCTTGAAGCAGCGAAACTTGAATCAGCTTGCCACTTTGTGAGGTGAACGCGTTGCCAGTCAACCCGAACAAACCAAGGAAGCAAAGCAACCCGACGAACTGCGCTGCCGCGAGCCAATACGCGGCCCTTCGTCGAACCGCACCGTTCGCTTCTGCCAAGGACTTGGCACCGGCCGCAGCGATGTATCCGCCGGCGGCCAGCACGACAAAACCCATTGCGAAGTGCCCAAGCAGCGTAGCGATGACAGATGGCGCAAATGGGCCAACCTGCGACACCCCGACACTCAACCACTCAAACCCGGTGAATAAATGCGCCCGCAAGTACTCGGCAAACGTCCAAGCCGACGCGAACACGAAAGCGAAGAACACGGGACTGCGCGCTCTTGTCCATGTCGCAAACGCGCACGCCAGCGCCGGATACAACGCCAGAAACGCACAGAACAGGAACGCCGAGAACCACGCCAGCAGCAGCGGCATGCCGCCGAACTCGTTCATGCTGACGCGCACCCAGGACACACCCGCGAGGAAGTAGGCGAGGCCAAATGCAAAACCGAGCAGCGCACCACGCCGAACCGTCGGCGCGCGGGCAATCAGCGCGGCCAGCGCGGCGAAGCCCAGGTAGGGGAACCACCACCAGCCAACCGGCGCGAAGCCGAGCCAGGCGGTGAGTGCGCCCGCGAACGCAGCCGAAGACAGCGTCAGGAGGGTCGGCAGCCCCCTGCCCACGCTACTACCTTCGTCACTCGTCATTCGTCTTTCGTCCTGTCGCGCCCGCGCGACTAGACCCGCTCCACCGTCATCAGCCACACGCGGCGGCCATCGGCGCGCAGCACGGTGAACCTGAAGCCGCCGAGCGTGATGCTTTCGCCGCGATGCGGGACGCGGGCGAATTCCTGCATCAGCAGGCCGCCGACGGTACCGGATTCGTCATCGCTGAAGGTGGTGCCGAATTTCTCGTTGAAGGCGTCAATCTCGGTGGAGGCCTTGACGCGCCATTTGGTGGCCGTCTCGGCGACGATGTTGTCGGCCTCTTCGTCGTAGTCGTATTCGTCGATGATCTCGCCGACGATCTGCTCCAGCACGTCCTCCAGCGTGACCAGCCCGGCCACCGAGCCGTGTTCGTCGATCACGATGGCCATGTGGTTGCGCTGCGATCGGAACTCGCGCAGCAGCACGTTGAGGCGCTTGGTCTCGGGCACGAAGATCGGTGGCCGCGCCACTGCCTTCAGCGAGAACGCATCGGGATTGACCAGATAGGCGAGCAGGTCCTTGGCGAGCAGGATGCCGACGACCTCGTCGCGGTTTTCGCCGATCACTGGGTAGCGCGAGTGGCGCGTTTCGACCATCTCGGCGATCACTTCGGCCGGCGCGTCGTCAATCTCGATCACGTCCATCTGCGAGCGCGGCACCATCACGTCGCTCACTGTCATCTCGGCGACTTCGAGCGCCCCCTCGAAAATGGAGAGCGCGTCGGCGTCGAGCAGTTTGCGCTCGTGGGCGTCGCGCAGCATGTCGAGCAGGTCCTCGCGATCCTCTGGCGCACCGGAGAGCATCGTCGACAGCCGCTCAAAGAACGACGGCTTGGGGCGCGGTTCGCTGTCGCTCATGGACGATCAGTGGGCCGCCAGCCCGATTGGCTTTGCCGGAAAATGGCGTCAGCACTGGGCTTGATGGGCGAAAACGCGAAAAGTCGGCTATTGCTTAAATGTGGCCGTAAGCCCATTGCGAACGCCATTTCAACGAAAAGCTGTTCGATCAGGGCGGCTGGCCTTGCGGCGCTACTCGGTCTCATACGGATTTTTTATACGAAATCGTTTCAGCACCGCTATCTCGATCGCTTCCATTGCCGCTGCCTCGGTGGCGTCTTCATGGTCGAAGCCCTGAGCATGCAGCATGCCATGCACCACCATGTGGGCATGATGATCGTGCACTGCCTTCTTCTGCTCGCGGGCCTCGCGGGCGATCACCGGCGCGCAGATGGCGATGTCGGCCTGGTACGGCTGCGCCGCAGGACGAATGACCAATGACGAATGACGAACGGTGCTGCCCGCCCTGCTGGTGAGGGGTTCGTGAACAAAGGTCAACACGTTCGTTGCGTAGTCCTTGCCACGGAAATCGCGGTTGAGGGCGCGGCCCTCTTTCTCATCGACGTAGCGAATGGTCACCACGCCGTCACCGGCACCCGCATTCCCCGCGTGCGCGGCCAGCGCCCAGCGACGCACCTGCGCGCGCGAGGGCAGATGCGCCGCCGCTGAGGCAAACTGCACGCTGAGGTGTAGAGTCATGGCGTGAGCACCTCTGCTTTACAGCGGCGAGGACGAAAGACGAATGACGAGTGACGAAAATCACATCGCCAAGTCCGCGCACCCATGTCGTCATTCGTCATTGGTCATTCGTCCTGCGGCGAACAGCCGCTAACTGTTATCCCGCGCGCTTTGCCGTTCATAGGCGTTCACAATCTTCTGCACCAGCGGATGCCGCACAACGTCCACGCTGGTGAAACGGGTGAAGGCAATGCCTTTGACACCACCGAGCACATGCTGGGCGTCAATCAGGCCGCTCTTCTGGCTCTTCTGCAGATCAATCTGCGTCGGGTCGCCGGTGACCACCGTCTTGGTGCCAAAGCCGATGCGCGTCAAAAACATCTTCATCTGCTCGGGCGTGGTGTTCTGCGCCTCGTCGAGGATGATGAAGGCGCCGTTCAGCGTGCGCCCGCGCATGAAGGCA
This is a stretch of genomic DNA from Casimicrobium huifangae. It encodes these proteins:
- a CDS encoding transglycosylase SLT domain-containing protein — protein: MQRFKISQLTRSIRSGFVNPVRDDQSSAIAALPFPLRSTSRLSPLALSVLLVGLGLGSIDANANASADSGLATTAASVTGAAMASTSQAPAFSAYATGIPATNSIASPLSHPVTTTAATLAAARSVTTPVAIGTQNAVPVALTPQPTSAPASAGVTATGAAPIQNTATVATNAAPTAPAAVVATASAAKEPALIGVVSEVPAEAPPTDLWDRIRAGYAMDDLDDPLVAKWEKFYAERPDYLARIVDRSGKYMFYIVTELERRGMPLEIALLPMIESAFNPIAHSSAKAAGIWQFIPSTGVNYGMKQDWWADSRRDIVAATNGALDYLGKLHGMFGDWQLALASYNWGEGSVARAVQRSKARGKDGTYLALDMPAETRNYLPKLQAVKNIIRNPAAYGVTIAGIPNEPYFKTITLAHPIDLKRAAQLAEMSETDFVALNPAHNRPVIGGRSEYQVLLPADKADGFLSRLEANEKPRVSWMAYRTRSGDRIEALAQRFGTTVAAIKSVNGIRSVAATLPAGYNLLVPSDGPSEDALGSIQNAVFTKFPEHVAARSHKVRRGETFASIARRYGVSASTLASWNRMGKQNVRVGQVLYVSGPAPVRQVASKGGRVVQVKRGGKTVRAVAPGKRGAAVSGKKVSKRRR
- the lysA gene encoding diaminopimelate decarboxylase, which translates into the protein MLTPHLQRSPDGELLCENVRLTDVARQFGTPAYVYSRATIVDNFRAYQRAFAASKPLICYAVKANSTLSVLALLAAEGAGFDIVSAGELQRVIAAGGEAGKVIFSGVAKRHDEIALALAHNIFCFNIESEAELHRVNEVAQAHGKRARITFRINPDVDAKTHPYISTGLKSNKFGVAHADAVRLYTLAASMPGIEVHGIECHIGSQITELSPYVDALRRLLSLVDDLSARGIHLQHLDIGGGRAINYQGESLVPMDEFAHAVEREIAGRHLDLLIEPGRSIVGDAGLLLTRVEFLKPGETKNFALVDAAMNDLIRPTLYDAFHPVAPVLERTGEAVLYDIVGPVCESGDWLAKARQLVLSQGDLLAVLCAGAYGMTMASNYNTRSRPCEVLIDRDEAHLIRERERFEDLIAHERIVI
- the lptM gene encoding LPS translocon maturation chaperone LptM, which produces MRFRHLLITLFLVALAAVGITGCGQKGPLVPPKASTVLAVASAAPCVNADGMIATT
- the cyaY gene encoding iron donor protein CyaY; translated protein: MPSATEFNEIVDALFDQFVEALDSADAVDDVELNQGVLEVTCEDGSKIIVNRHAPTQEIWVAARSGGYHFRQTDQGWVDTRSSETLASAMTRVVREQTGVTVKFA
- a CDS encoding M48 family metallopeptidase yields the protein MGFWSALLFGDPAPPPAPRRAPRQRLAPSPAESKPRVSSAGISYRLERARRKSIGLIITTDGLLIRAPNWTPLYEIDAAIVERREWIGKALARQQARRDQLAEHRDGGHMLFRGKRLKVELRAGLFDSVDLTESRCVLTSSAGEFDTAALDAELMRIAKQELPSLAQRMAAEAALPLRAVTISSARTMWGSCTSDGRVRLNFRLLQLPPELMRHVVAHELAHLVEFNHSPRFWAIVAQLDANSKAHKRAIKNYSVLLEL
- a CDS encoding lysophospholipid acyltransferase family protein, which gives rise to MQALRNTLYVLLQLVMTPLYAFAICGCFWLPPRQRNLMCASYTELFIWFAKHLCRIDYEIIGGENIPARPFIVLAKHSSTWETLMLETHFAPGSFVAKKELLWVPFFGWGFALSSPITINRKAGAQAMEQMIVQGKERLNERGFTIVVFPEGTRIKAGTKGKYKTGGVRLAMGCDVPILPVAHNAGYCWPRHPWKKFPGKVTMSILPPISPTGRALAELNDEVERAIETEVARLGDSRAGSGRTAS
- the gmhB gene encoding D-glycero-beta-D-manno-heptose 1,7-bisphosphate 7-phosphatase, translated to MKLVILDRDGTINFDSERFIKTPDEWRPIPGALEAIARLNGAGYHVAVATNQSGIERGLLDMNALNAIHAKMLKAVQQAGGRIDVIYYCPHSSDTDCRCRKPLPGMFIDIGQRLGVPLDGVPCIGDGLRDLQAAAAAGARPMLVLSGKGAATLAGGNLPTGTQTFNDLSAAVDAILSAG